A stretch of the Mycobacteriales bacterium genome encodes the following:
- the hemW gene encoding radical SAM family heme chaperone HemW, with protein MPDGEPVPRDGSLPEHVRTGVGRVPFGLYIHVPFCATRCGYCDFNTYTALELPGISASSYVDVALSEIRLARHVLGDRTPQVDTVFVGGGTPSLLPAEHLSALLGEVRELFGLAPDAEVSTEANPESVTPAYLSRLREAGFTRVSLGMQSAAEHVLAVLDRQHTPGRAVDAVEDARKAGFNHVNLDLIYGAPGETEHDWQDSLDAAIGAGPDHVSAYALVVEEGTRMGRQVARGELPAPDDDILADRYAQAEQTLSAGGFAWYEVSNWARQPSARARHNLLYWTSGDWWGIGPGAHSHVGGVRWWNVKHPAAYAARLAAGETPAQAREVLDPQQRRTERVLLRIRLADGLALQEIPAARRAEADRMLTYGLFDRAAYDEGRAVLTLRGRLLADAVVRDLVE; from the coding sequence CTGCCGGACGGCGAGCCGGTCCCTCGGGACGGTTCGTTACCCGAACACGTCCGCACCGGCGTGGGTCGGGTGCCGTTCGGCCTGTACATCCACGTGCCGTTCTGTGCGACCCGGTGCGGCTACTGCGACTTCAACACCTACACGGCATTGGAGCTGCCGGGCATCTCGGCGTCGTCCTACGTCGACGTCGCCCTGAGCGAGATCCGGCTGGCGCGGCATGTGCTCGGTGACCGCACGCCGCAGGTCGACACGGTGTTCGTCGGCGGTGGTACGCCGAGCCTGCTGCCGGCCGAGCACCTGTCCGCCCTGTTGGGCGAGGTCCGCGAGCTGTTCGGGCTCGCTCCCGACGCCGAGGTGAGCACGGAGGCCAACCCCGAGTCGGTGACCCCGGCCTACCTGTCCCGGCTGCGCGAGGCCGGCTTCACCCGGGTCAGCCTCGGAATGCAGTCGGCCGCCGAGCACGTGCTCGCCGTCCTGGACCGCCAGCACACCCCGGGGCGGGCGGTCGACGCGGTCGAGGACGCCCGCAAGGCCGGGTTCAACCACGTCAACCTCGACCTGATCTACGGCGCCCCCGGGGAGACCGAACACGACTGGCAGGACTCGCTCGACGCGGCGATCGGCGCCGGGCCGGACCATGTCTCGGCCTACGCGCTGGTCGTCGAGGAGGGCACCCGGATGGGCCGGCAGGTGGCCCGCGGCGAGCTGCCCGCCCCGGACGACGACATCCTCGCCGACCGCTACGCACAGGCCGAGCAGACGCTGTCCGCCGGCGGCTTCGCGTGGTACGAGGTGTCGAACTGGGCCCGTCAGCCCTCCGCCCGGGCCCGGCACAACCTCCTTTACTGGACCAGCGGCGACTGGTGGGGGATCGGTCCGGGCGCGCACAGCCACGTCGGCGGCGTGCGCTGGTGGAACGTCAAGCATCCGGCCGCCTACGCCGCCCGACTGGCCGCGGGGGAGACCCCCGCGCAGGCCCGTGAGGTGCTCGACCCGCAGCAGCGCCGTACCGAACGGGTCCTGCTGCGGATCCGGCTGGCCGACGGCCTCGCGCTGCAGGAGATCCCGGCCGCCCGCCGGGCCGAGGCCGACCGGATGCTCACCTACGGGCTCTTCGACCGGGCCGCCTACGACGAGGGCCGCGCGGTGCTGACCCTGCGCGGCCGGCTGCTCGCCGACGCCGTGGTCCGCGACCTCGTCGAGTGA
- a CDS encoding sensor histidine kinase, giving the protein MADEQKPDRFWPGRGKGSRLGLTWGAVYLVFLAYPVIDLATTQRPAWQVAVASLALAAFVVIYLRLVSLRRLMHPLDNAGRVHPLRYPVALVVLAIGMPLAFGGNFAGLMIYASCALVVSVTPRTGFRVIVVLAAATLGVLLVRHADAGSVLSLTLLTLLCPVGMIGIGRMAALIRELATTREENARLAVSEERLRFARDLHDLLGHSLSLIAIKSELAERLIPRDPDRAEAEVRDIEAVARQALVEVREAVSGYRRSLDEELTGARAALEAAGMTVELPAPGAPLPAAVESLLGWTVREATTNILRHSHARQVRIEMHRAHDHARMVVRDDGVGPAEDCPVGPETGQHGLAGLAERMAAAGGRLRAGAGADGGFQLAVNVPLDAPSYATAPRAAERDAQAAPAH; this is encoded by the coding sequence ATGGCAGACGAGCAGAAACCCGACCGGTTCTGGCCCGGTAGGGGGAAGGGATCGCGGCTCGGCCTGACCTGGGGCGCCGTCTACCTCGTCTTCCTGGCCTACCCGGTCATCGACCTCGCGACGACGCAGCGTCCGGCGTGGCAGGTCGCGGTGGCATCGCTCGCGCTCGCCGCGTTCGTGGTCATCTACCTGCGGCTGGTCTCGCTGCGTCGGTTGATGCACCCGCTGGACAACGCCGGGCGGGTCCACCCGCTCCGCTATCCCGTCGCGCTGGTCGTGCTGGCCATCGGCATGCCGCTCGCGTTCGGCGGGAACTTCGCCGGGCTGATGATCTACGCGAGCTGCGCGCTGGTGGTGTCGGTGACGCCCCGCACCGGCTTCCGGGTGATCGTCGTTCTCGCCGCGGCGACCCTGGGGGTGCTGCTCGTCCGGCACGCCGACGCGGGCTCCGTACTCAGCCTGACGCTGCTCACCCTGCTCTGCCCGGTGGGCATGATCGGTATCGGGCGGATGGCGGCGCTGATCCGCGAGCTGGCGACCACCCGGGAGGAGAACGCCCGCCTCGCGGTGTCCGAGGAGCGGCTGCGCTTCGCCCGCGACCTGCATGACCTGCTCGGGCACAGCCTGTCGCTGATCGCGATCAAGAGCGAGCTCGCCGAGCGACTGATCCCCCGCGACCCCGACCGCGCCGAGGCGGAGGTCCGCGACATCGAGGCGGTGGCCCGGCAGGCGCTCGTCGAGGTGCGCGAGGCGGTCAGCGGCTACCGGCGGTCCCTCGACGAGGAGCTCACGGGCGCCCGGGCGGCACTCGAGGCGGCCGGGATGACCGTCGAGCTGCCCGCGCCGGGCGCGCCGCTCCCGGCCGCGGTCGAGTCGCTGCTCGGCTGGACCGTCCGTGAGGCGACCACCAACATCCTGCGGCACAGCCACGCCCGACAGGTCCGCATCGAGATGCACCGGGCGCACGACCATGCCCGGATGGTGGTGCGGGACGACGGTGTCGGCCCGGCCGAGGACTGCCCGGTCGGGCCGGAGACGGGGCAGCACGGTCTGGCCGGCCTCGCCGAACGGATGGCGGCGGCCGGTGGACGGCTCCGGGCCGGAGCCGGGGCCGACGGCGGGTTCCAGCTCGCGGTGAACGTCCCGCTGGATGCACCCTCCTACGCCACAGCGCCGCGAGCTGCCGAACGGGACGCCCAGGCGGCCCCCGCCCACTGA
- a CDS encoding response regulator transcription factor, which yields MIRVLLAEDQAMVRGAIAALLDLEEDLEVVAQVGTGDAVVPAALDLRPDVALLDIEMPGMDGLTAAAQLHDSLPACRVLILTTFGRPGFLRRAMQAGAAGFLVKDGPAGELADAIRRALAGERVIDAGLAAAALTEGPNPLSGREREVLGASSDGSTVADIAGRLFLSEGTVRNYLSSAIQKTGARNRVAAVHAAREKGWL from the coding sequence GTGATCCGGGTGCTGCTGGCCGAGGACCAGGCGATGGTGCGCGGCGCCATCGCCGCGCTGCTCGACCTCGAGGAGGACCTCGAGGTGGTGGCGCAGGTCGGCACCGGGGATGCAGTCGTGCCGGCCGCGCTCGATCTCCGGCCCGACGTCGCCCTGCTCGACATCGAGATGCCCGGCATGGACGGATTGACGGCGGCGGCCCAACTGCACGACTCCCTGCCCGCATGCCGGGTGCTGATCCTCACCACGTTCGGCCGGCCGGGTTTTCTGCGCCGGGCGATGCAGGCCGGCGCAGCGGGCTTCCTCGTCAAGGACGGGCCGGCCGGCGAGCTGGCCGATGCGATCCGGCGGGCGCTTGCCGGCGAGCGGGTCATCGACGCCGGCCTGGCCGCCGCGGCGCTCACCGAGGGTCCGAATCCGCTGTCGGGGCGGGAGCGGGAGGTCCTCGGAGCGTCCTCGGACGGCTCCACCGTCGCCGACATCGCCGGGCGGCTCTTCCTCTCCGAAGGCACCGTGCGCAACTACCTGTCGTCGGCCATCCAGAAGACCGGCGCCCGCAACCGGGTGGCGGCCGTGCACGCAGCCCGCGAGAAGGGCTGGCTGTGA
- a CDS encoding type II toxin-antitoxin system VapB family antitoxin — protein MIFKDVREGRPYPDHGFSSRDWATIPPRQVRLDELIATKRELALDRLLEQDSTFYGDLFPHAVQWNGDLYLEDGLHRALRTALHQRNALHVRVLDLDRRDSA, from the coding sequence GTGATCTTCAAGGACGTCCGGGAGGGACGCCCGTATCCCGACCACGGGTTCTCTTCCCGTGACTGGGCCACGATCCCGCCCCGGCAGGTCCGGCTGGACGAGCTCATCGCGACCAAACGCGAACTGGCGCTGGACCGGCTGCTCGAGCAGGACTCGACCTTCTACGGCGACCTGTTCCCGCACGCGGTGCAGTGGAACGGTGACCTCTACCTCGAGGACGGGCTGCACCGGGCCCTGCGGACGGCCCTCCACCAGCGGAACGCGCTGCACGTCCGGGTGCTCGACCTCGACCGGCGCGACTCCGCCTGA
- the hrcA gene encoding heat-inducible transcriptional repressor HrcA: MSLEERKLEVLRAIVEDFVSTNEPIGSKALADRHNLGVSPATIRNDMAVLEEEGYITQPHTSAGRVPTDKGYRLFVDRLSSVKPLSPAERRAIHSFLAGAVDLDDVLRRTVRLLAQITHQVAIVQYPSLSISTVRHLEVVHLAANRLMLVLITDTGRVEQRIVELPGDTTDEQVVDLRGTLNSWLRDRLLADAPDIVATMPDAVDPDLRPIVTSLSSVLLETLVERPEERVVLGGRGNLDILDFPHSLRPVLEALEEQAVLLRLFGETEAPPAVRVRIGEEITYEGLRSTSAISTGYGSGGLALGGIGVLGPTRMDYAGSMSAVRAVARYVGELLAGS; encoded by the coding sequence ATGAGCCTCGAGGAGCGCAAGCTCGAGGTCCTGCGTGCCATCGTCGAGGACTTCGTGTCGACGAATGAGCCGATCGGGTCCAAGGCGTTGGCAGATCGCCACAATCTCGGCGTTTCACCCGCCACGATCCGTAACGACATGGCGGTACTGGAGGAAGAGGGCTACATCACCCAGCCGCACACCAGTGCCGGCCGGGTCCCGACGGACAAGGGCTACCGGCTCTTCGTCGACCGGTTGTCCTCGGTCAAGCCGCTGTCGCCGGCCGAACGGCGGGCGATCCACTCGTTCCTCGCGGGCGCGGTCGACCTCGACGACGTCCTGCGCCGCACCGTGCGGCTGCTGGCCCAGATCACCCACCAGGTCGCGATCGTGCAGTACCCGAGCCTGTCGATCAGCACCGTCCGGCATCTCGAGGTGGTCCACCTGGCCGCCAACCGGCTCATGCTGGTGCTGATCACCGACACCGGCCGGGTCGAGCAGCGGATCGTGGAACTGCCCGGCGACACCACCGACGAGCAGGTGGTGGATCTGCGCGGCACCCTCAACAGCTGGCTGCGCGACCGCCTGCTCGCCGACGCGCCGGACATCGTCGCCACCATGCCCGACGCCGTCGACCCCGACCTCCGACCGATCGTGACCAGCCTGTCGTCGGTGCTGCTCGAGACGCTCGTGGAGCGCCCCGAGGAGCGGGTCGTGCTGGGCGGGCGGGGCAACCTCGACATCCTCGACTTCCCGCACTCGCTGCGCCCCGTCCTCGAGGCACTCGAGGAACAGGCGGTGCTGCTCCGGCTGTTCGGTGAGACCGAGGCGCCGCCCGCCGTGCGGGTACGCATCGGCGAGGAGATCACCTACGAGGGGCTACGGTCGACGTCGGCCATCTCCACCGGCTACGGATCCGGTGGTCTCGCGCTCGGCGGTATCGGCGTCCTGGGCCCGACCCGCATGGACTACGCGGGGAGCATGAGCGCTGTCCGAGCTGTTGCACGCTATGTCGGCGAGCTGCTGGCAGGAAGCTGA
- the dnaJ gene encoding molecular chaperone DnaJ — protein sequence MATDYYGVLGVRTDASPEEIKRAYRKQARDLHPDVNPDPEAQERFKQVAAAYEVLRDPEKRRMVDLGGDPLAPAGGGGGDPFAGGFAGFGDIMDAFFGGGTARGTRGRARQGADALIRLDVDLSEAAFGTSKELSVDTAVRCETCSGAGTAPGTAPRTCDTCGGRGEVQSVQRSFLGQVMTARTCPTCLGVGETIPNPCPECAGDGRVRTRRTISVKIPAGVEDGMRIRLSGQGEVGPGGGPAGDLYVEVSERPHDVFSRDGDDLHCRVTLPMTAAALGTSLTLHTLDGEEDIDIRAGAQSGAVVTLRARGIPHLRGVGRGDLLVHVEVSTPTRLDPEQEKLLRELAKLRDEERPLSKAGPGGLFSRMRDAFNGR from the coding sequence GTGGCAACCGACTACTACGGCGTGCTTGGCGTGCGCACCGATGCGTCTCCTGAGGAGATCAAGCGCGCCTACCGCAAGCAGGCGCGCGACCTGCACCCCGACGTCAACCCCGACCCGGAGGCGCAGGAGCGCTTCAAGCAGGTCGCGGCGGCCTACGAGGTGCTGCGGGACCCGGAGAAGCGCCGGATGGTCGACCTCGGCGGCGACCCGCTCGCCCCCGCCGGTGGCGGCGGTGGCGACCCGTTCGCCGGCGGCTTCGCCGGTTTCGGCGACATCATGGACGCGTTCTTCGGCGGCGGTACCGCCCGCGGGACGCGGGGTCGGGCGCGCCAGGGCGCCGACGCGCTGATCCGGCTCGACGTCGACCTCTCCGAGGCGGCGTTCGGCACCAGCAAGGAGCTGTCCGTCGACACCGCCGTACGGTGCGAAACCTGCTCGGGAGCGGGCACCGCCCCCGGTACGGCGCCGCGGACGTGTGACACCTGCGGCGGCCGCGGAGAGGTGCAGAGCGTGCAGCGCTCGTTCCTCGGTCAGGTGATGACCGCGCGTACCTGCCCCACCTGCCTCGGGGTCGGTGAGACGATCCCCAACCCGTGCCCGGAGTGCGCCGGCGACGGCCGGGTCCGGACCCGGCGGACGATCTCGGTGAAGATCCCGGCCGGCGTCGAGGACGGGATGCGGATCCGGCTCTCCGGGCAGGGCGAGGTCGGGCCCGGCGGCGGTCCGGCCGGCGACCTCTACGTCGAGGTCAGCGAGCGTCCGCACGACGTCTTCAGCCGCGACGGCGACGACCTGCACTGCCGGGTCACGCTGCCGATGACCGCGGCGGCGCTCGGCACCAGCCTCACGCTGCACACCCTCGACGGCGAGGAGGACATCGACATCCGCGCGGGCGCACAGTCCGGCGCCGTGGTGACGCTGCGGGCCCGCGGAATCCCGCACCTGCGCGGGGTGGGCCGCGGCGACCTGCTGGTGCACGTCGAGGTCAGTACGCCGACCCGGCTCGACCCGGAGCAGGAGAAGCTGCTGCGCGAGCTGGCCAAGCTGCGTGACGAGGAACGCCCGCTCTCCAAGGCCGGCCCGGGCGGGCTGTTCTCCCGGATGCGGGATGCGTTCAACGGACGCTGA
- a CDS encoding histidine triad nucleotide-binding protein, with product MADCLFCRIVAGEVPSESVRSTESTYAFRDVTPQAPVHVLLVPRDHYDNAAELANAAPAVMVELMREAGAVAADLGVADSGYRLVFNTGAEANQTVNHVHLHLLGGRAMGWPPG from the coding sequence ATGGCCGACTGTCTGTTCTGCCGCATCGTCGCCGGCGAGGTGCCGTCGGAGTCGGTGCGTTCGACCGAGTCCACCTACGCGTTCCGCGACGTCACGCCGCAGGCGCCGGTCCACGTGCTGCTCGTGCCGCGCGACCACTACGACAACGCAGCGGAGCTCGCCAACGCCGCGCCCGCGGTCATGGTCGAGCTGATGCGGGAGGCCGGCGCGGTCGCCGCCGATCTTGGTGTCGCCGACAGCGGCTACCGGCTGGTGTTCAACACCGGCGCCGAGGCGAACCAGACGGTGAACCACGTGCACCTGCATCTGCTGGGGGGTCGCGCGATGGGCTGGCCGCCGGGCTAG
- a CDS encoding PhoH family protein: MAGAAAQTTLVVPASHAMVSLLGSGDELLRLYEDQLTSDILVRGNEITLTGAPSDNAFAMRFFEELLTLLDRGETLTPDAVRRTLSIMNSGVSERPAEVLSFNILSRRGRTIRPKTLNQKRYVDAIDKHTIVFGIGPAGTGKTYLAMAKAVQALQSKQVNRIILTRPAVEAGERLGYLPGTLFDKIDPYLRPLYDALHDMVDPTSIPRLTQDGTIEVAPLAYMRGRSLNDAFIVLDEAQNTTPEQMKMFLTRLGFGSKVVVTGDITQIDLPNGQRSGLRVVREILDGLDDVDFTMLTSNDVVRHRLVGEIVDAYERWDATQTANRPASEPARDPRSRRQG, encoded by the coding sequence ATCGCCGGAGCTGCTGCCCAGACCACGCTCGTCGTCCCCGCCAGCCACGCGATGGTGTCCCTGCTCGGTTCCGGGGACGAGCTGCTCCGCCTCTATGAAGACCAGCTGACCAGCGACATCCTGGTCCGCGGCAACGAGATCACCTTGACCGGCGCACCGTCGGACAACGCGTTCGCGATGCGCTTCTTCGAGGAGTTGCTGACCCTCCTCGACCGGGGCGAGACGCTGACCCCGGACGCCGTACGACGGACGCTGTCGATCATGAACAGCGGGGTGTCGGAGCGTCCGGCCGAGGTGCTGAGCTTCAACATCCTGTCCCGGCGCGGACGCACGATCCGGCCGAAGACGCTCAACCAGAAGCGTTACGTCGACGCGATCGACAAGCACACGATCGTCTTCGGCATCGGGCCGGCCGGTACCGGCAAGACCTACCTCGCGATGGCCAAGGCCGTGCAGGCGCTGCAGTCCAAGCAGGTCAACCGGATCATCCTCACCCGTCCCGCGGTCGAGGCCGGCGAGCGGCTGGGCTACCTGCCGGGCACGCTGTTCGACAAGATCGATCCCTACCTCCGGCCGCTCTACGACGCCCTGCACGACATGGTCGACCCCACGTCGATCCCTCGTCTCACCCAGGACGGCACGATCGAGGTCGCCCCGCTCGCCTACATGCGCGGACGCAGCCTCAACGACGCGTTCATCGTGCTCGACGAGGCGCAGAACACCACGCCCGAGCAGATGAAGATGTTCCTCACCCGGCTCGGCTTCGGGTCCAAGGTCGTCGTCACCGGCGACATCACCCAGATCGACCTGCCGAATGGCCAGCGGTCCGGTCTGCGGGTCGTGCGGGAGATCCTCGACGGGTTGGACGACGTGGACTTCACGATGCTCACCAGCAACGACGTGGTGCGCCACCGGCTGGTCGGCGAGATCGTCGACGCTTACGAGCGCTGGGATGCCACCCAGACGGCCAACCGGCCGGCGTCGGAACCGGCCCGCGACCCGAGGTCCCGCAGACAGGGCTGA
- the ybeY gene encoding rRNA maturation RNase YbeY has translation MTIEIANESGVSIDETALADVVTHVLAEMNVHPLAELSVLLVDEEYMTSLHIRWMDEAGPTDVLAFPMDELDTARGPDEEDEPAPALLGDVVLCPEVARRQAAQAKHSLDDELHLLATHGVLHLLGYDHAEPDDERRMFALQNRLLQSWRADPTQSSVDSGRDRLG, from the coding sequence ATGACCATCGAGATCGCCAACGAGTCCGGCGTCAGCATCGACGAGACCGCTCTGGCCGACGTGGTGACCCACGTGCTGGCCGAGATGAACGTGCACCCGCTCGCCGAGCTGTCGGTGCTGCTCGTCGACGAGGAGTACATGACCTCACTGCACATCCGGTGGATGGACGAGGCGGGTCCGACCGACGTACTCGCCTTCCCGATGGACGAGTTGGACACCGCCCGCGGTCCCGACGAGGAGGACGAGCCGGCTCCGGCCTTGTTGGGTGACGTCGTGCTCTGTCCGGAGGTCGCGCGCAGACAGGCGGCGCAGGCCAAGCATTCGCTCGACGACGAGTTGCACCTGCTCGCGACTCACGGTGTGCTGCACCTGCTCGGCTACGACCACGCCGAGCCCGACGACGAGCGGCGGATGTTCGCGCTGCAGAACCGGCTGCTGCAGTCGTGGCGGGCCGATCCCACGCAGTCGTCGGTCGACTCCGGGAGGGACCGGCTCGGGTGA
- a CDS encoding hemolysin family protein, translated as MSATDVVLLVVAAVLVAFAGFFAAVDAALTAVSPARVDEMDREGTSRRAHTLALIVVDKARHTNLLLLLRVGAEMLATVLVAVVLIDVFGIGWRAVILATAVMTIVSYVLVGVGPRTIGRQHRYGVALATAGITRMLGRVLGPLASLLILVGNAITPGRGFREGPFATEVELRELVDLAEARGVVEHEERDMIHSVFELGDTIVREVMVPRTDVVWIEHTKSIGQALALALRSGFSRIPVIGENVDDVVGLVYLKDLARRAQDRQEGLRSTKVEDVMRPATFVPESKPVDELLREMQAQRIHLAVVIDEYGGTAGLVTIEDILEEIVGEITDEYDDEQPPVEWIDADTARVTSRLTLEDLGDLFGRTLPDDGVETVGGLLAQALGRVPIPGARAEVCGLELVAESAGGRRNRVDSVLVHRLPTESDEAGGPGRSEQEQTVDG; from the coding sequence GTGAGCGCGACCGACGTGGTACTGCTCGTCGTCGCGGCCGTGCTGGTGGCCTTCGCCGGATTCTTCGCCGCCGTGGACGCTGCGCTCACCGCAGTGTCTCCGGCGCGGGTCGACGAGATGGACCGGGAGGGCACGTCGCGACGGGCCCACACCCTTGCGCTGATCGTCGTGGACAAGGCGCGGCACACCAACCTGCTGCTCCTGCTGCGGGTCGGGGCCGAGATGCTCGCGACGGTCCTCGTCGCCGTCGTACTCATCGACGTCTTCGGCATCGGCTGGCGGGCGGTCATCCTGGCCACGGCGGTGATGACGATCGTCAGCTACGTGCTGGTCGGCGTGGGGCCGCGCACGATCGGTCGCCAGCACCGCTACGGCGTCGCGCTGGCCACCGCCGGGATCACCCGGATGCTCGGCCGGGTGCTCGGGCCGTTGGCGTCGCTGCTGATCCTGGTCGGCAACGCGATCACCCCAGGTCGCGGCTTCCGCGAAGGACCGTTCGCCACCGAGGTGGAACTGCGCGAGCTGGTCGACCTCGCCGAGGCCCGCGGTGTCGTCGAACACGAAGAACGCGACATGATCCACTCGGTGTTCGAACTCGGCGACACCATCGTGCGCGAGGTGATGGTGCCGCGTACCGACGTTGTCTGGATCGAGCACACCAAGTCGATCGGCCAGGCCCTCGCCCTGGCGCTGCGCAGCGGCTTCTCCCGTATCCCCGTGATCGGCGAGAACGTCGACGACGTCGTCGGTCTCGTCTACCTCAAGGACCTGGCCCGGCGGGCGCAGGACCGTCAGGAAGGCCTGCGGTCGACCAAGGTCGAGGACGTGATGCGTCCGGCGACGTTCGTGCCGGAGTCCAAGCCGGTCGACGAACTGCTCCGGGAGATGCAGGCGCAGCGGATCCACCTCGCGGTCGTCATCGACGAATACGGCGGAACCGCCGGCCTGGTCACGATCGAGGACATCCTCGAGGAGATCGTCGGCGAGATCACCGACGAGTACGACGACGAGCAGCCCCCGGTCGAGTGGATCGACGCGGACACCGCCCGGGTCACCTCCCGGCTGACGTTGGAAGACCTCGGCGACCTGTTCGGCCGCACGCTGCCCGACGACGGTGTCGAGACCGTGGGCGGCCTGCTCGCCCAGGCGCTCGGCCGGGTCCCGATCCCCGGGGCGCGGGCCGAGGTGTGCGGGCTGGAGTTGGTTGCCGAGAGCGCGGGTGGCCGGCGTAACCGGGTCGACAGCGTGCTGGTACACCGGCTACCGACCGAATCCGACGAGGCCGGCGGACCCGGCCGGTCCGAACAGGAGCAGACCGTCGATGGCTGA
- a CDS encoding cytidine deaminase, translating into MAESDVVLDPEDAKLVTLARASAARTGADEGAAVRDSDGRTYAAATVALPSLTLSALQAAVVAAVSSGVRSLEAAAVVSGSATVDAAAIAAVRDLGLASVVLADPDGSVQAVVG; encoded by the coding sequence ATGGCTGAGTCCGATGTGGTGCTGGACCCCGAGGACGCCAAGCTTGTCACCCTGGCCCGGGCCAGTGCGGCCCGCACCGGCGCCGACGAGGGTGCGGCGGTGCGCGACAGCGACGGCCGCACCTACGCCGCCGCGACCGTCGCGCTCCCGTCGCTGACTCTGTCCGCGCTGCAGGCCGCGGTCGTCGCCGCGGTGTCGAGCGGAGTCCGCAGCCTTGAGGCCGCGGCGGTGGTGAGCGGATCGGCGACCGTCGATGCCGCCGCAATTGCCGCCGTACGCGACCTGGGGCTGGCGTCGGTGGTGCTCGCCGACCCGGACGGATCGGTGCAGGCCGTCGTCGGGTAG
- a CDS encoding DUF3500 domain-containing protein, which translates to MSALPAVSELATRMGTAAADWLGVLRADQLDRAQYPFDDPQRREWFYTPNIQAGLTLADMTATQQRATHRLVANALSDRGYAVLAAVMGLENLIDAEEGWTGSYSGLPPDSRRRDPQLYFLAVFGDPAGPVWGWRFGGHHVSINYTIVEGRIAAGPIFLGARPAVTVTGANSTLRPLANEADLAEQLVRSLDADQRADAIVAPEAPADILQTNRASVPTGRWTPPGLAAKAMTDPQRAVLSGLVRQYAERLPAALAEDVLARVADPASAEAYFAWAGDPADQAHYYRVQADRLLIEYDNVQDGANHAHSVWRDPTLDFGGDLLR; encoded by the coding sequence GTGAGCGCGTTGCCGGCAGTCAGTGAGCTGGCCACCCGGATGGGGACCGCCGCGGCGGACTGGTTGGGCGTGCTGCGCGCCGACCAGCTCGACCGCGCGCAATATCCGTTCGACGACCCCCAGCGGCGCGAGTGGTTCTACACCCCGAACATCCAGGCCGGGCTGACCCTCGCCGACATGACCGCGACCCAGCAGCGGGCCACCCACCGTCTGGTGGCCAACGCGCTGAGCGATCGCGGCTACGCGGTCCTCGCCGCGGTGATGGGTCTGGAGAACCTGATCGACGCGGAGGAGGGTTGGACCGGGAGCTATTCCGGTCTGCCGCCGGACAGCCGCCGGCGTGATCCGCAGCTGTACTTCCTCGCGGTGTTCGGCGACCCCGCCGGCCCGGTGTGGGGATGGCGGTTCGGCGGGCACCACGTGTCGATCAACTACACCATCGTCGAGGGCCGGATCGCCGCGGGACCGATCTTCCTCGGCGCCCGCCCGGCCGTGACGGTCACCGGCGCCAACTCCACCCTGCGCCCGCTCGCGAACGAGGCCGACCTGGCCGAGCAGTTGGTGCGCAGCCTCGACGCCGACCAGCGCGCGGACGCGATCGTCGCGCCCGAGGCTCCGGCCGACATCCTGCAGACCAACCGGGCGTCGGTACCCACGGGACGATGGACGCCACCGGGCCTGGCAGCGAAGGCGATGACCGATCCGCAGCGCGCCGTACTCTCCGGGCTGGTCAGGCAGTACGCCGAGCGGCTGCCGGCGGCGTTGGCCGAGGACGTCCTGGCGCGGGTCGCGGACCCGGCGTCGGCCGAGGCGTACTTCGCGTGGGCCGGCGACCCGGCCGATCAGGCGCACTACTACCGGGTACAGGCCGACCGGCTGCTCATCGAATACGACAACGTCCAGGACGGGGCCAACCACGCGCACAGCGTGTGGCGCGACCCCACCCTCGACTTCGGCGGCGACCTCCTCCGCTGA